The genomic window ACCAGAACCTGCCTAGATGTCTCTGGTGGCAAAAACCCAAGCTGGAGAGTCCTTGACACATGTCTTCCCCCAGACACTAGCCCACTGTGTTATCCCCCCAAGAAACAACCACCTGTGTCAGGGTCAAAGCCTTGGCCCAAGGAGTCAAGCCCATCCTCTCCACTGAGGGGTTAAATTCAGATGGGGTAGGTCCCCACCAGCGTTGGTTTCCAGGTTTGAGGTCTGTGATTCACCCACCACGTGCGTGGTGGTCCCCCTCGCTGAGCTCACACCATGAGCCCAGCAGGGAGACACAGAGGGCGTATGGGGGAAGGCAGATACTGAGCCCAACCAGCTGTCCCCTGTCCCAGGGCAGTCTCTTTCCCACTTTCCACGCTCTCTGTGAGTATCCTGCCCATGTCTTGGTTAGCGGGCATTGTGGCGCCCTCCCACGGGAGCTCCCCACTTCCTAGATGAGGCACCAACCAGCGACTCTGAGGTATTATCACTGCACCCACACATGGGAGTGCTGAGACATCCCATCCATCCTGCAGAGGATCAGGAGCCTCCTGTGGCACCTCCAGCATTCTGAGAGCCCCGACACCCGTCCCTGTGTTTGGGGATGTCGCCTTCGTCCCACTCCATGCCCTCCTAGGTGTTAGAATTGAACAACACCTCTTGCGAAAGGTAGATCCCAGCTCTGCTTTTGGGAATTCGATCCTTCACAGATCCCTCACCACTGCTTCCACTCCATGAATCAGTCCATTCTCGCTCAAGGGACAGCACCCACGATTAATTTGATTCCCAAGCAGGTGCTAGCAAGGGCACGCTCacgctcatgcacacacacacacacgcacacacacacacgctaacCTTGAATGGTATCtgcatttctattgtttttgtctGTTCGCAACACCCAGTCTCTTGGCAACGGGAGCTGGCAGAACCTACACATACCTCCTCACTGGAACCAGAATCTATGCCCGAATCTGGGGCCTGCCCAGCCCAGGATGCCGGCTGAAGGTACGAGGCGATCTCAACTGTCAGGGACGGTGAAGGCAGAAGAGAGAGCTCGAGGAAATCTCGTGTGACCTCGACAGGCGGTCTGGAAGACTGACCAGGGAAGCGAAAATATTACGTCCACAAAAACCTGCAGCCTTGGGGATGGCGAAATGGTATTTCACGGGGACCATTGAAGACCAGTCAGGCCTAGCATCCACACTTGTCCTGGAAAGCAGCTGGCCATTTTCAAATCAAGGGTATGGAGCCCACTGGCTGCAGAAGGGGCTGCTGGCCACCTATAGAACACCAAGGATATGGAAGCCACCTTCTGTGTAGGTGCCTGCGAACAGTTTCCACCAGGTTGGCCCACAGGCACCAGAACAGACTCGGTGCCCCCACCTCCAACCAAGAGACTATCTTGCCTTTTTCTTCTGCACTCCATCTACGTTCCCTTTGACTCGGCCACTCACCAGGATGTGGCTTCTGCCTCCACAAGGCTACTGAAACTAAAGAGGGAGACCTAACGGGATTTGGTAACTGAGGTTCAAAGGTGAGGGCTAAGACGAACTGAGGATGTCACGCAGGTTACTGGCCCAGATGACCTGACCGTGTGCATGGTGGCACCGGAGGGAAATAATGGCTCCAGAAAGAGGACTGAGCTCCGTCGTGTTCCTCAACAGCACGGAAATAACCATGCAGGAAAGGCCACCAGTGTCAAGCCACGGGGGAGAGCAAGGATGCTCATGATGGAAAGGACAGTGACAGGACAAACAGGGACAGTGAACTGCAGGAGGAAAGGTGAGAGAGACCAGGTGCTCAAAGGAAGCCATCAGTTCCTGTTGAAGGGGAGAGAGAATAGCACTGAAGAAGGGGACCTGTGAGACCCCAAagtgggaggaaaagaggagggagCATGAGCAGGGCGGGCACAGGAAAAGCAGGAAATGTTGCTGTGGCCGGGCAGGCCTCCCACAGCACCTAGACCCAGGGCACTATGGTGAGCCCAAGCGCAGGGCTGCTGCTCAGAGGCCGGCCCAGGCGCCCCGCAGGGAGAGGGCCCACCACAGAGAGCCAGGGGAGCTGTTCTTCCAGCGCCAGAGAACGGAGCAACATCCGGCACACCCCAACACTCCCGACAATCGCAGAGAGGGCAGACCACAGACCACAGAATATGAGAACGACTTTATTTCACACTGCTTTGAGCTGCGTTGGGAAGGGGGCAAATGCAGCGGAAGAGAAAAAGCCCTGGCTAAGGAGGATAAGGAGGAAACTCACTTGGCTGCAGCTCTGGACGCTGGCTCCAACCTGTGAAACAGCAGGCTCAGGGACGGGCCCCCAGCCAGGGCCAGCCCACAGCTCTCCTAAGCTGCTGGGACTGTGGGAAGGGGCATGGTGTGTGCAACACTCACTTCAAAGGTCCTGGAACTTGTCAGTGAGGAACTGCATGGCCGCTGAAACAGAGAGGCAGAACCGGGCACTCCAGACCCAGGGAAACAGAAACTCACCCCCTGCCCCCGTGGGGAACCACCTAGCCCTGCAACCCGATACCCCACCAGCCCTGGGACTGACTCATCCACCCGTCACCTGGATTAAATGTGAAAATGCCTTCTAAGTGGGAAAGTGGTTCTCAGGTGCTGGGCCATCCCAGAACCGTTCATTCAGAACGTGTGTCAAAGACAGATAAGCCAGCCAGCAAGCAAACACCGTACAAGCCATACCAGGCAGCAGTTAAAGGGAAAACATAGGCGGTATCTCTAACTCTCCTAAGAGAAGGAGAGTTCTGGGACTCGTGGACTAAGTGTACACGGAGTTCAGACGACATATTGCTGTCTGTGCACACCCCTAGCTGGAAAGGCACAGAAGGCTCCAGGGCCAGGCTTTCCTTGGTTCTCTTCCCCAAAGGAAAGTCAGTCCCAGTGACGCCGCCTGTACCTACagcccacccccgccccccacaccTGCAGAAAGACACCGCTGTCCATCCCTGCCCCAGCCAGGGCTCCATCATACCTAGTTGCTGTGTAAGGTCCTCAATTTCCCCCTGCAGCCGGATACACTAGACCAGCAGACACCGGAAGAAGATAAATGGTTAGCCAATTCTGGCCTCCTCTCTCCTCGTCTTCCCTGTCTCCCCTAGCCCTTACAGCCCCCATAGCCTGCAGCCCAGTGGTGAGGTGGGTTGGCATGAAACCCTCAATGTAAAAGAGGCACCGTCTCTCCGTGGGGTGCAGAAGGTGGTGACGGGGCAGGGCGGGGGGACACAGAAATCGGTTTAACCTGGACACGGATCCCACCATCTAACGTGGACTTCTATTTCTAGAAGCCACACAAAGCATTACCCGAGGATAACCCTGGGCTCCCAGGGGCCGGCAGAGGCCTGCTGCCATTCTCCAGGTCTGCCCAGTTGTCAGCCGACCCTTCGGCAGTGGCACCTTCTGGGGAGGGGTGTCCTTGGACGCTGGGCAGCGGCACGACGGCGGCTGGTTCGTCAGCCAGGGAGGACGAGTAGTCCACATCGTCCCCTTGGTCGTCGACTGGGGTGCCAGGCCGGCCTTCTCGGCCCCAGAGCACCACCTTTCCCTGCTCTGTCAATTCGCTCTCAGACTCGAAGCTGAAGACCTTGGGATCTGTGAACCCGCTCTCGCCCTCACGGCTGCCTGGCGCCCCCAAATCGAGGCCGTGGCCCTGGCCCCGTGGGGCTCCGGGGCTGGCCATGCGGGAGCCAGCCTGCTCACCACCCTCCAGGTCGAAACTGGCCCCAGAAAGGGATACCTTGTAGGGGGAGCTCATAGCACCAGTCCGGGCAGCTTGGGCTGCAGGGAGACGGTCATCCTGGTAACGGCAGAAGGGGAGAGCCGAGTCCAGCCAAGCCCAGCGGAGCGGGCCACGCGACAGGAACAGTGAGGCCTTCGGGACACCGCTGCCCTCACCCCAGGCGGAAGTACCAGATGTCCCCGACAGCGCGTGGCTTCCGCGCGTGCACTTGGCTCCAGTGCCACGACTTCTCATTGGTCCCCCTCTACCAACCAGCACGCCCTTTGTTGGTAGAGGCCTCTGGGCTTTAACCAATCGGAACACAGGCTCTTGGTTTGCCCCAACGCCCGTCATTTGACTGGGTGGCTGTGCTCTGGTCTGGTCTTGGGGCCAGGGTGCACTGGAGCTCTCGATCCACCTCCTTCTTGCTCTCCTGCTGCCTCTGGCTGGGAACCTGCTTTCCAGTGAGACCTCCGCTGTGCACCGGGTGCTTTGTGTGCATCACATTTACTCTCTCAAGCTGATGAGCTGGGGGAAGCTCTCCCCTTAATCCCCACCTTACAGATGGGACACTGGGGCTCAGAGACGTGGCTCTCCTTGGAAAGTAGGTGCCCGGCCAGAGGCGGAAGGACAGGAAGAAAGAGGTGTTGGAGAGCTATAGTGCCCCCTGGCCCCAAGACCCGACCAGAGTGCAGCCACCCAGTCAAATGATGGGCGTGGAGGCAAACCAAGAGCCTGTGTCCGGATCGGTTAAAGCTCAGGCACCTCACCCCACGAAGGGCGTGCTGGTTGGCAGACGGGGACCAATGAGAAGGCTGGGTGCCGGCGTCAAGGGCTCGAGGAAGCCACTCGCTGTCCGGGACATCTGGTACTTCCGTCTGGGGTGAGGGTGGTGGTGTCCCAAAGGCCTCACTGTTCCTGTCGCGTGGCCCGCTCAGCTGGGCTTGGCTGGGCTCAGCTCTCCGCTCCCACCCGTTACCAGGACGACCGTCTCCCCGCAGCCCAGGCTGCCAGGACTGGCGCCATGAGCTCCCCCGACAAGGTGTCCGTTTGTGGGGCAGGTTTCGACCTGGAGGGTGGCAAACAGGCTGGCTCCCACACGACCAGCCCTGGAGCCCCAGGGGCCCACAGCCACAGCCTCGATTTGGGGGTGCCAGGCAGCGGCGAGGGCGAGAGTGAGAGTGGGTTCACAGATCCCGAGGGCTTCAGCTTCGAGTCTGAGAGCGAATTGATAGAGCAAGGAAGGGTGGTGCTCTGGGGCCGGGAAGGCCGGCCAGGCACCCCAGTCGATGACCAAGGGGACGTTGTGGACTACTCATTCTACCTGGCTGACGAACCAGCCGCCATTGTGCCGCCGCCCAGCGTCCAGGGACACCCGTTCCCAGATGGCGCCGCTGCCAAAGGGTCGGCTGACAATTGGGCGGACGCGGAGGTCGGTCCCAGTGGGAGAGACGCGCTGGGCCACAGCCCTGGAAAATGGCAGCAGGCCTCTGCTGGCCCTCTCCACCTCTGTGGTCCTGGGCCAGTGCAGGCCTGGAAGAACCCGGAAAGGGGCTCGAAGAGCAGATGGAGCCTCCGCATGGATCCCCAGCAGCCCTCTGCGAAAGGCCCCACCAGGCTGTCTACCCACGACTCTGATTCCGCAGATGAGAGCAGCGACTTACCACTGATGCGGGTAGGCATTCGCCGCAACGAAGGAAGCCAGGCCAAGCCCGGGAGCCCCAAGAAGCGAGCAGACACATCCACACATGCAAGCTTCCACTGCAAGGAGAGTTACCTGCCTGTGCCGGGCCGTTTCCTGACCTCTGCTCCCTGCGGACTCACTCCAGCCGTAAAGAGGCCAGCTGTGGGAGAGCTGGAGGACTCTCCCCAGAAGAAAATGCAGAGCAGGGCCTGGGAAAATGTGGAGGTCaggcccagctgctcaggagctgCCGCTGCAGGggccctgccccagggcctttcgAGGAGGAAGATGGCCCAGGGGAAGAAGTCCCTAGGGGGTGCTTCTCAGCTGGCCCCAGGGAGAGCCTT from Nomascus leucogenys isolate Asia chromosome X, Asia_NLE_v1, whole genome shotgun sequence includes these protein-coding regions:
- the LOC100590284 gene encoding uncharacterized protein CXorf49 — its product is MSSPDKVSVCGAGFDLEGGKQAGSHTTSPGAPGAHSHSLDLGVPGSGEGESESGFTDPEGFSFESESELIEQGRVVLWGREGRPGTPVDDQGDVVDYSFYLADEPAAIVPPPSVQGHPFPDGAAAKGSADNWADAEVGPSGRDALGHSPGKWQQASAGPLHLCGPGPVQAWKNPERGSKSRWSLRMDPQQPSAKGPTRLSTHDSDSADESSDLPLMRVGIRRNEGSQAKPGSPKKRADTSTHASFHCKESYLPVPGRFLTSAPCGLTPAVKRPAVGELEDSPQKKMQSRAWENVEVRPSCSGAAAAGALPQGLSRRKMAQGKKSLGGASQLAPGRAFPACGERLSAAPPEPATFPPFSGVRPQGMSKKPQKPKYSSPGKKPAGRKTRESQAAAREDNDPNRDEVPRAQLPTHRPGLPRLSVRRGEFSSSGPNIRAPQPPGTSELSAYSLGGLVPRHHAPSGNQQPPAHPPRPERQQQHLGAQGCPRCIRLQREIEDLSQQLAAMQFLTDKFQDL